One Elusimicrobiota bacterium genomic region harbors:
- a CDS encoding DUF6340 family protein: MRKKIISYFLFFTLPILIVGCGTGKINIKYLKPAETNYLAGIKRISVLDFEGKKSEVVTGLFVKKLLDNKSYEIIEKEQPSKTTKEQKIDLSDSEEIIKLGKQLKVDMFISGNVIDYSFNDVGGAKEEEYEDKKTKTKVKKNYYVVQREAKVDIILKIVSAETGKVLHTISKSEKIVSEPERVEYKPEKLKEYFSLESIAEKAINKDFRSSEEKAKDEATSNLPDSEKMLLLAANKVLDYLIQQIAPYYVSELRYVENSGHKKMKQSYDLVKRGMWEDAKNIWMEILNDPSLKKIYPKVYNNLGVYYEVTGELDNAENEFMIAYKLSGKDVYLDAKATVQQMKKDQEKLKSQKTK; encoded by the coding sequence ATGAGAAAAAAGATAATTAGTTATTTTTTATTTTTCACACTTCCAATTTTAATTGTTGGTTGTGGAACGGGAAAAATTAATATAAAATATTTAAAGCCGGCTGAGACGAACTATCTTGCCGGAATAAAAAGAATATCCGTTCTTGATTTTGAAGGTAAAAAAAGCGAAGTGGTTACTGGTTTATTTGTCAAAAAACTTTTAGATAATAAATCTTATGAAATTATTGAAAAGGAACAACCTTCTAAAACAACAAAAGAGCAAAAGATAGACTTATCTGATTCAGAAGAAATAATAAAACTTGGTAAACAATTAAAGGTTGATATGTTCATATCAGGTAATGTTATTGATTATTCTTTTAATGATGTTGGGGGAGCAAAAGAAGAAGAATACGAAGATAAAAAAACTAAAACAAAGGTAAAGAAAAATTATTATGTTGTTCAACGGGAAGCTAAGGTTGATATTATTTTAAAAATAGTCAGTGCTGAAACAGGTAAGGTTTTACATACAATATCCAAATCTGAGAAGATTGTATCAGAGCCGGAAAGGGTGGAATACAAGCCTGAAAAGTTGAAGGAATATTTCAGTCTCGAATCAATTGCCGAAAAGGCTATTAATAAGGATTTTAGAAGTTCTGAAGAGAAAGCAAAAGATGAAGCTACTTCAAATCTTCCTGATTCTGAGAAGATGTTATTACTTGCTGCAAATAAGGTTTTAGATTACCTTATTCAACAGATTGCGCCTTATTATGTATCTGAATTGAGATATGTTGAGAATAGCGGACATAAGAAGATGAAGCAGTCATATGATCTGGTTAAAAGAGGTATGTGGGAGGACGCAAAAAATATTTGGATGGAAATATTAAATGACCCATCGCTTAAAAAAATATATCCCAAAGTATATAATAATTTGGGAGTATATTATGAAGTTACGGGGGAACTTGATAATGCTGAAAATGAATTTATGATAGCATATAAATTATCAGGTAAAGATGTTTACCTTGACGCAAAAGCAACAGTACAGCAAATGAAGAAAGATCAGGAGAAATTAAAAAGTCAAAAAACAAAATAA
- a CDS encoding F0F1 ATP synthase subunit epsilon gives MKTFLLEIITPDKVAYSNNVESVVVPAYNGELGVLPGHIDYLSLLTPGEIRIKNGDDLELLAISGGFVEIHPKNVVVLCETAESAEEIDIERANLSKMRAKEKLKEPNIDSIQIQAAIQRATARIKVIGDIKKRKKSGSK, from the coding sequence ATGAAGACATTTTTACTTGAAATAATAACACCCGATAAAGTAGCTTATAGCAACAACGTGGAAAGCGTTGTTGTACCGGCATATAACGGTGAATTAGGGGTTTTGCCGGGACATATAGATTATTTATCATTACTTACACCCGGTGAGATAAGAATAAAAAATGGTGATGATTTAGAGTTGCTTGCTATTTCCGGCGGGTTTGTTGAAATTCACCCGAAGAATGTTGTTGTTTTATGTGAAACAGCAGAATCAGCAGAAGAGATAGATATAGAAAGAGCGAACCTCTCAAAGATGAGAGCAAAAGAGAAATTAAAAGAACCTAATATTGATTCAATTCAAATCCAGGCGGCAATTCAACGCGCTACTGCCCGTATTAAAGTAATTGGTGATATTAAAAAAAGAAAAAAATCCGGTAGCAAATAA
- the atpD gene encoding F0F1 ATP synthase subunit beta, whose translation MDKGKVVQVIGPVIDCEFPKGRLPKIYSEIKIKDAVLEVAAHIGDDTVRCISLSPTDGLARGMEAISTGEHIKVPVGQACLGRVMDLFGKPIDHKGEIKSEIYKEIHAPAPLLTQQKTTPEIFETGIKVIDLLCPYQKGGKIGLFGGAGVGKTVVIMELIHNVAIHHNGVSVFGGVGERSREGNDLWIEMKRSKVIDKAVLVFGQMNEPPGARFRVALSALTQAEYFRDVEGQDVLLFIDNIFRYVLAGSEVSALLGRMPSAVGYQPTLQTEMAALQERITSTKNGSITSVQAVYVPADDLTDPGVAATFSHLDATTVLSRQIVELGIYPAVDPLDSSSKILDPKILGEEHYSVARGVQKVLQRYKDLQDIIAILGVDELSDDDKIVVSRARKIQKFLSQPFFVAEEFTGREGKYVSLKETIRGFKEIIEGKHDAISEQAFYMVGTIDEVNAQK comes from the coding sequence AGATGCTGTTTTGGAAGTTGCTGCCCACATAGGTGACGACACAGTAAGATGTATCTCGCTTTCACCTACGGATGGTCTTGCAAGAGGAATGGAGGCAATTAGTACAGGTGAACATATAAAAGTACCGGTAGGACAAGCTTGTCTTGGACGGGTTATGGATTTATTCGGGAAACCGATTGACCATAAAGGCGAGATTAAATCGGAAATTTACAAAGAAATACACGCTCCTGCACCTTTACTTACTCAACAAAAAACTACACCTGAAATATTTGAAACCGGAATAAAAGTAATCGACCTTTTATGTCCATATCAGAAAGGCGGTAAAATCGGACTTTTCGGCGGGGCGGGTGTAGGTAAAACGGTAGTTATCATGGAACTTATACATAATGTCGCAATTCACCATAATGGTGTATCCGTATTTGGCGGTGTCGGTGAAAGAAGCCGCGAGGGTAATGACCTTTGGATTGAAATGAAACGTTCTAAAGTTATTGATAAAGCTGTTTTGGTTTTTGGTCAAATGAACGAACCGCCCGGTGCAAGATTTCGTGTAGCACTATCCGCATTGACACAAGCCGAATATTTTAGGGATGTCGAAGGACAGGATGTTCTTTTGTTTATAGATAATATATTCAGGTATGTTTTAGCGGGCAGTGAAGTTTCAGCGCTTTTAGGCAGAATGCCTTCTGCTGTCGGGTATCAGCCCACATTGCAGACTGAGATGGCTGCGCTTCAGGAAAGAATAACATCAACTAAAAACGGTTCTATTACATCTGTGCAGGCAGTGTATGTGCCTGCAGATGATTTAACGGACCCCGGTGTTGCTGCTACATTCTCACATCTTGATGCTACGACAGTTCTATCTCGACAAATAGTTGAGTTGGGTATTTATCCTGCAGTCGACCCGTTAGATTCTTCTTCAAAAATACTTGACCCAAAGATTTTAGGAGAAGAGCATTACTCGGTTGCCAGAGGTGTTCAAAAGGTTTTACAGAGATATAAGGATTTACAGGATATAATAGCAATTTTGGGTGTGGACGAGCTTTCTGATGATGATAAGATTGTTGTATCCCGTGCCAGAAAAATCCAGAAATTTTTATCCCAGCCGTTTTTTGTTGCAGAAGAATTTACAGGTAGAGAGGGGAAATATGTTTCGCTGAAGGAAACAATAAGAGGATTTAAAGAAATTATAGAAGGAAAACACGACGCAATTTCCGAACAAGCTTTTTATATGGTTGGGACAATAGACGAAGTAAACGCTCAGAAGTAA